CAGGCCGTCCGAGTGAAACGGAGAACGACCCGTGAACGCCATGATTGCAGGTTCTCGACCTGCCTCGCAGGGCACCCAACTGGACCGTGTGGGGGCCCTTCTCGAGCTCCAGCTGCTGACCGGTGTGAAGACCGACATGTGGACCGGCACGCCCGACGAGTCCCTGGACGAGCGGGCGGACCGCCTGGAGTTCCTGGCCGACGTGATGCTGGGCATCAACGAGAACGAGAACGACACGCCGTTGGCTGCCCAGGTGGCCAGCCTGCACCGCGTGGTCCTTGGAGAGTCGGTCGACCGGCTCGGGGCCGGCGGCGAGGCGTACGCCACCCCCGTCGACGAGGGCCAGCTGACCGTGAAGTCGGTCCCCCGTGTGATCGTCGGCCAGCCCCGGGCCGCCAATGGCGGCGTGGCGTCTGTGCTTGAGGCAGCGGGGGTGCGGTCCGCATGAGTGCCACGACCACCACCGGGCCTCCCACCAGCAAGACGACGAAACCCGCTCTCTCCCTCATCTGGCTTCAGGCCGTGGTGACGACCTGGGCGATCACCGGCCTGGTCCTGTTCGGCGCTGCCTGGGTCCTCGGTCTGCAGGCCACCTGGTGGCAGCGCATCCTCCTCGCGCTCCCGATGGCCGGCCTGGCCTTCCTGGACGCCCGCGGAGTTGCCGTCGTGATCGAGGCCCGTGCCGGGCTCACTCGCGCGCTGGCCGACATGAACTGGGCGCAGATCCCGCTCGCCGTCGCCGGCGGTGCCTGGCTGCTGGGGCTCATGGCCCCTGTCGGCCAGCGTGTCACGCTCGCCGTCGTCATTGCCCTGGTCGCTGGCCTGTACCGCAACGCCCCGCACGCGACGGCCGCCGGAGGTGCCGGATGAGCATCGTCGACTTCCGTACCGCCCGCCGCCAGGATCAGGAGTCGGTGCGCGAGCAGGACCGCGAGGACCGCCGGCTCGACGCCGAACTCAAGCGCGCGGCGAAGGAGGATGAGCGGCAAGCTGAGGCCGACCGTCGCCGCCAGGAGCGCGAGGACGAGGCTGCGCGTCGTGAGCAGAACCGGCTCGACGCCGAGCGCAAGGCGAGGGAGGACCGCGAGCGCGCCGAGGCGGCCCGGGCCGCGAAGGCCCAGGCAGCCAAGGAGCGTCGGCGCGAGCAGGCCCGGCGCCGCAAGGAGCGCCGCGAGCGGATCGTCGCCTGGGCCAACAGGGTGCCCAAGTGGCTGGCCGAGCAGCTGGATTTGGCCGCTGCGCTGGCTGTCATGGGCTGCAGCATCGTCCCGGCGCTGATCTCCCAGGCGGCATCTCTCCGGGACACCGGCCTGGTGGCCACGATGGGCATGCTCGGCGTGGTGCTGATCGTTCTGCTGCCGGTGATGCTGGAGTGCTCGGCCTGGGCGGCGACGGCCGGCGAGGCCAAGGCCATGAAGGCGGGACGCTCGCCGTGGCCGTACCGGATCGCGATCTACCTGTTCGCGGGTCTCGCCGCCTGGGTGAACTATCTCCACGGCCAAAACGTCGGCGGCGAGCAGTACGGCATGCTGCTCGGCTCGGTGCTGGCCGCCTCCTCGATCGTCCCGATCGCGGTGTGGCAGCTGGTCCAGCTCGGCCGGCACCGTGAGTACCGCGACAAGATGAAGGCAGCCCGCCGGGCGGCCAGGGACGCGCGGACGACGCGCCGGACCCGGAAGCGGAAGCTGCCGAAGGTCTGGGAGGCAGCCGTGCGGCTGCGGGCGATCGCCGGGTACGCGCGGCTGTCCGAGGAGGACGCGTGGGTGATCGCCTACGGGGTCTACGAGGGCGCCGTCATGGACGTGCTGCCGGAGGATGTGCTGGGGCTGCTGTCGGCCGAGATGCTTGGCAGCCTGGTGGACGCGGAGGATCGCCGGACGGCTGTTCTGGAGGAGCTGACGCAGGTCCGCCTGGCGCGCCGGAAGCTGGCTGAGGAGGCGTCCGAGAAGGGCTCTGAGGAGTCCGCGGACGAGTCCGCGAAGGGGGCTGCAACCCTCCCCACGCGGTTCTTCGAGGCGTCCTCCACGGGGCTTGTAATTCGTCCGGGAACAGACCTGTTGCGGACGGTATCGCCGCAGATCACCCCGTCCGTCCCCCCGTCCGCACACACGTCTGAAACCGCGCCCACGCGGACGCGCGATACCACCCGCCCGCGCAAGCGCCCGGCCCGCGCGGCGAACCCCGTGCGGCACCTCTCGCCGGGTGCGAGGAAGGCCGCCGCGGAGACCGCGAAGGCGGCCAGCGCGGACGAGAACGCGGCCATCGAGGAGTGGATCCGCGGACAGCTCAAGGCCGGCCACACCGTCAACCGCAAGACGGTCGAGGACGAGACGACGCGCCGCCGCAAGGAGACCCACGGACCGAAGAAGGCGGCCAAGCTCGGCACCCCGAGCAAGTCCTGGAGCTACGAGCGGATCGCCGCCGCTAAGGGCCGCAAGCGGGATCGGAGCGCCTGATGCCCAGGACGGACCTGCGGTTTCTCGACCCAGAGGGCGAGCGGTTCGGGATCCCGACCTGGCCCTGGCGGATGGGGCCGTCCCCGGAGGAGTGGGCCACGCTGCGGCAGCTCAAGGCCCGCGGCCTCCGGCCGGGCGGCCGGAGTAACCCGGTCGGCGGTCAACTCGGCTGGCAGAGCGGTGACGGCCCCCGCTTCGCCTACCTCTACCGCGTCGAACTGGCTTTACCGAAGCGGCCGATGACGGAGGCGCGATGGGCATCCATACGCAAGGCGACACAGGCCCGCCAGATCTGCCCGGCCTGCGAGAAGAAACAGGACTACGAGATCCCCAAGCGATACGGGGTCTGCAACGACTGCCCGGGCGGCGCCAACGAGGCCACCGCGTAAGGCGAAGACCCACCACTTCAAGAGCGCGAGACGAACCGCCGGCATCAACCGACCAAAGCGATACCCCGGCATCCGCCTCGCGCCCACCCCACCAAGGAGGCGTGACCAGCATGACCGAGATCGACATCAACCCGGAAATCGGCACCGGCCTTGACCGGAAGCTGCTCTGGGCCGCGGCGGAGGTGCTCGTCTCCACCCAGTTCGGCTCGAGGGAGATGCTCCAGCGCAAGCTGCGCATCGGCTGGGAGCAGACCCGCCTCGTGATGGACGCGATGGAGAGTCTCGGCGTGGTCGGCCCGGACCAGGGCTCGAGGGCCCGCGAGGTGCTGATCAGGCTGGTCGAGGACCTCGAGCCGGTCTTCGAAAGGCTGTACGGCGACGGCAGCGGCGCCACCGTGACCGCGCTGCCGCTGGCCCGCCAGCCCGAGGCCACGCCGGTGGACTTCACCAAGCAGCCCACCCCGCCGAGCTCGGCGGTGCCGCCGCCCTCCACCCCCGAGCCCGACTCCGAGCCTGAGGCTGAGTCCGGCCCGGAGCCGGAGCCGGAGCACGGCCGCGCCGTCGAAGGCACCGTCTACACCGCAGACGAGTGGGAGCTGCGCCCCGACCCCGAGGGCGACCGGCCCTGGATCAACCCTGCCCTGCGCACCCCGGAGGGCCGCCGGGCCCGCGCCCACTACATCGGCCGCCAGGCCCGCCGCCGGGCGCGTAAAGCCGCCGCCCGGCAGCGCACCGTCCACGGCTTCGTGCCGCGCGTCCTCCGCGGCGAGAAGCGGGTCCGCGCCTGGGTCATCGGCGTGGAGGGCGCCAAGGCCCGCGCCGACATCAACCTTGCCCTGGTCACGGCCGAGGATGCCGACCGCGCCGCGCGCCGGGCCGGACGAGCCATCATCAAGCGCAAGGAGAAGCGGGAAGCGGCCGTGCGGCTGCAGCAGGACGCCGGCAAGCAACTGGTCATCGCCCAGGCTACGAAGAAGCACGCCCAGCAGAAGGTGGCGGTCCGGGCCTCACTCGCCTACGGACCAGTGGTCGTCGCCGATGCGCTCGCCTACGGCTTCACCAACGTCTGGGGCGCCGTCGGCGCCCTGCTCCTCAACCTGGCCGGCGCGTCCTTGCTGGGCCGCGATGTGGAGCTCACCGAGGAGGAGCTGGAGCGGCTGGAGCAGGTCGAGGCCGGCATGCCGCAGGAGTTCCACATCGGCATGACCCCGAAGGCTTTCGAGCTCATGGTGCGCGAGGCGCTGATCGAGAAGCTGAAGTGCGACATCACGTCCTTGCAGGTGTTCCCGTACGAGTGGGGCTTTGAAATCCGCGTCGTGCTGGACGGAATGACACCGAAGCGCATCGCGGACGGCCTGGAAACGCTGGAGGCGAATCTCCCCGGCGTCCGCACCTCCTCGATTCAGCTGCGCCAGTCGATGGAGGGCCGCAACCTGTGCACCATCGTGGTGCCGGGCCCGAATCCGTGGAAGCACCTGCCCGAGCTGCCCTACCGCGAGCCGAAGTCCCTGACCACGGCGGACATCCACACCGCCCAGCTGTCGGCCTCCATGGCCGGAGAGCCTCTCGGCCTGCCGATGTGCCGCACCAACATCAACATCGTCGGCAAGTCCCGGTCCGGGAAGTCCACATGGCTGCGCGCCATCCTCGACGCGCTCACCGCCACCAACGACCAGATCGTCATCGGCATCGACCTGGGATCGGCCGGCAGCGGCTTCTCCGGCCTGCGCCGGGGCCTGCACCTGACGGTCACCGACCCGGATTTCGCCGCCGAGGTCCTGGACTGGGCGCTGGACGTCGGACGGGGACGCCCGGAGCTGTTCGAAGAGCTGGGCATGGGCCAGAACTGGGTGACTAGCCCCAAGCGGCCCGGCGTGAAGCTCGTGGTCGACGAGTTCCCGGAGCTGGTCAAGGCATCCCGGAAGCCCATCTACGACGGCGAGGGCAAGAAGATCGGCGAGCTGGACCTGGACGGCAAGCTGCAGCGGCTGCACCACACCTCTGCCAAGTCCGACGTCGATGTGATCATCGCCAGCCAGGGACTCACCAGGGCACTGATCGGCAAGAACACATGGCTGGCCGAGCTGCCGGTCCAGGTCATGTGCGCCTGCGACGTGGACGACCTCATGCTGATCATGCCCGCCGGGGCGATGGACGAAGGATGGACCCCCAACCGGCTGATGCCGGCCATGGGCGACCAGGTCAACGACGCCGGCGTGGCCTACGTGCTGGCCGGGGCGCAGCACACCGAGGCGATCACCTACCGGGCCTGCGTCACCTCGGACGAGGAGTACACGCGGCGCGGCATCGAGCGGGGCCAGGACCTCGTCACGATGGACGCCGAGTCGGAGGAGTTCACCAGCGTCACCCTGGCTGACCTGATGGCCAAGGCGGACGCGATGAAGCCGACCCGCCGCCGGTCCGGCCCGCCCCAGCTGATCAAGACCATCCGGTCCGTCTTCCAGGAGGCGGGCGACCCGGCCGGCCTGTCGCAGGAGGAGCTCGCCGAGGCCCTGGGCCAGGTGGACCCCCAGCGGTGGGGCCTGGAGCACTTCACGGGTGAGGACGAGGGCGAGCAGATCACAGCTCGCACCGAGGCGCTGCGCAGCACGGTCAACGCCGTGCTCGAGCCGACCGAGCACAGCTGGGCGCTGGAGAAGTACAGCAGCAAGCTGTCCCGCGGCTACCGCCTGCGGGACCTGAAGGTGATCACCGGCGAGACCCCGAAGGAGTCCTGATGCGACCGGAACTGGGCCGGAACCGCAGGTCAGGCGGGTGGAACTGGCCCGGGACCAGCCCGGAACCGACCTCCAGGGCCGGGAACCGGTTCCGCTCCGGCCCTGGGGTTCCGGCTCCGTTCCACCCGTCTGACCTGCAAGTTCCTGTCCGTTCCGGCCGAGTTCACGCCCGAAAGATCCACAGGAGTCCGAAATGAGCTTCGACCGGCTGAGGCCCCCGACCCGGCCGCCGGCTACTACCGGATCACCGCCGAGCGCCGATTCATGTACCTCCAGCAGGACCCCGACCGCTCCTTACGGATCGTCTGGCAGGCCCTCCCCGTCACCTGCCCGATGTGCGCGGCCGACACCGGCCTGACCCTCGCCTACGACCGGGCGGCCGACGACGCCGTCCAGGTCCTCTGCCCGGCCGACCACGCCTGGCCCGAACCCCTGATCCAACTCGCCCACTTCCGCACCTACACCGACTTCCTCTACTCCCACCCGCACCCCGACATGCTCTGGGTCATCGACGCCGGATTCGGCGAAGAGCCCCCCGTCATCGACTACGCCGCCGACCTCGCCGCCGCAGCCAAGTACACGGCCAAGTTCGCCAAGCGCAGGGTCAAGAGCCAGATCAAGCGCCCGATCCGCAAGGTGAAGAAGAAGGCCCTGAACCTCGCTTTCACACCCGTCGCCGCCGCGCTCCGCGGCGCCTGGGTGCTCCAGGCCGGAGGCACGCCGGAAGCCCCCGCGAAGAAGAGCGGCTCGAGGCGGGGGAAGGGCCAGTCCGAGGTGAAGACCCCCTCGGTGGCCAAGTACCGCCAGGCATACGGCATGCCGGCGCCACAGAAGGGCCCGGACTGCCTGGTCTGCGAGGACACCGGCCGCATCACCGCGCCCGGCGTCAGCATCGCCTGCACCGAGTGCCCCGGCCCCGCCGCCGCGGCGATGGCCGCCGCCGAGCGCAAGGCCGCCCGCGTGCGGTCCGGCGCCAACTCCGGTTCCCGGCCGAGGTCGAGATGATCCGGCGCCCGCCAGCCCCATAAAATCGCGACCTCTTCTATGCATAGTCTTGAAATGAATTCTCTGAGTCTGCATTATGGAGTGGGGTTCAACGGGACCCGCACCGAACGCCCCTTCCGAACACGACCACGGGGAGACATTCATGTTCCGCCGCAGGAACTACACGACCACCACCCCGGCCCCCGGCCCGACCCCGGCCGCAAGCCGCCCGGAGATCATCGCCATCACGCTGAACGAGCTCGAGACCGTCGAGCGGGTCCTGCTCCACGCGGACGAACGCAAGCGCCTCCGCCGTCCCGACCTCGGCCCCTCCGGCCACACCACCAGGCTGCTGGCCGCGCTCTACCAGCGGGCGGGAGCCGCCTCCGTAGTGCAGCCCAGCCGCCAGCTCGCGCGCATCCCCTTCTACGCCAGCGACTTCCTCTGGCTGGAGCTCGCGATCGAGGACATCGAACTGTACGGCGGACGTCCGGTCATCGCCCGGGACGGCCGTCACCTCCTCAACCGCTTCAACGCGCTGCTCGGGCAGGCTCGCGCCATCACGCACATGGGCGGCACCCCCGTCTTCGACCCCGACACCGCGCTTCCCGGCCCCACAACCGACTCCTGAGCACCCCGCCATCCGATCGTCCGCACGCACGACACAGAACCAAACCCAGGCCATCACCACGAGGAGCAGAACGTGACACACACCGCTCAGACCAAACAGCCCCCCGCCAGCGGTACCCCCAGCCGGTCGGTCGCAGCCCGCCGCCTCACCACCCGGGCGCTGAGCCAGATCATCCGGTTCAGCGACCCCGCCGCCACCGCCGCCATCGCCGCCATGGCGATCCTGTGGATCACCCACACCGGCCCGGCATGGATCGCCACCGCCGACGAATGGACGATCGTGACCTACGGCATCGGCATCGTCGCCGCCAGGGT
This region of Streptomyces antimycoticus genomic DNA includes:
- a CDS encoding RRQRL motif-containing zinc-binding protein — translated: MPRTDLRFLDPEGERFGIPTWPWRMGPSPEEWATLRQLKARGLRPGGRSNPVGGQLGWQSGDGPRFAYLYRVELALPKRPMTEARWASIRKATQARQICPACEKKQDYEIPKRYGVCNDCPGGANEATA
- a CDS encoding DNA translocase FtsK, with product MTEIDINPEIGTGLDRKLLWAAAEVLVSTQFGSREMLQRKLRIGWEQTRLVMDAMESLGVVGPDQGSRAREVLIRLVEDLEPVFERLYGDGSGATVTALPLARQPEATPVDFTKQPTPPSSAVPPPSTPEPDSEPEAESGPEPEPEHGRAVEGTVYTADEWELRPDPEGDRPWINPALRTPEGRRARAHYIGRQARRRARKAAARQRTVHGFVPRVLRGEKRVRAWVIGVEGAKARADINLALVTAEDADRAARRAGRAIIKRKEKREAAVRLQQDAGKQLVIAQATKKHAQQKVAVRASLAYGPVVVADALAYGFTNVWGAVGALLLNLAGASLLGRDVELTEEELERLEQVEAGMPQEFHIGMTPKAFELMVREALIEKLKCDITSLQVFPYEWGFEIRVVLDGMTPKRIADGLETLEANLPGVRTSSIQLRQSMEGRNLCTIVVPGPNPWKHLPELPYREPKSLTTADIHTAQLSASMAGEPLGLPMCRTNINIVGKSRSGKSTWLRAILDALTATNDQIVIGIDLGSAGSGFSGLRRGLHLTVTDPDFAAEVLDWALDVGRGRPELFEELGMGQNWVTSPKRPGVKLVVDEFPELVKASRKPIYDGEGKKIGELDLDGKLQRLHHTSAKSDVDVIIASQGLTRALIGKNTWLAELPVQVMCACDVDDLMLIMPAGAMDEGWTPNRLMPAMGDQVNDAGVAYVLAGAQHTEAITYRACVTSDEEYTRRGIERGQDLVTMDAESEEFTSVTLADLMAKADAMKPTRRRSGPPQLIKTIRSVFQEAGDPAGLSQEELAEALGQVDPQRWGLEHFTGEDEGEQITARTEALRSTVNAVLEPTEHSWALEKYSSKLSRGYRLRDLKVITGETPKES